From a region of the Fischerella sp. JS2 genome:
- a CDS encoding protein kinase domain-containing protein, producing MTEGNNKLLCGRYQIIQELGRGGFGVTYLATDTFSNVLCAIKKLDPLNADLETAKRFFHREVNILNTLQTNQQVPKFFDYLEENNNYYIVEEYIEGTSLADLVGQKWSEQTVVNFLQQILSVLAYLHAKNIIHRDVKPSNLIIRKGDRRFVLIDFGSVKKLEQQYPSFQSSVTQTMIGTPGYAPSEQMAGRPRFNSDIYALGLTAIQLLTGMHPRELRWNEKDYILLPSDIQIDDSLAVVLTKMVHNNPDQRYQTVEAVIEDLNKTKISSPPTQPPTYYTSNHRGVLANLRFLRIWQIPIVLILLAGIITCIEFIHPFIRPAYYLYEANNLLDERKGDAALDKFNYLKEIQPNSPEVWKGRGDALFILGRDFAALQSYNRAIFLQPKDQKLLVKILINKGKVLYKQQNYQEALNIYEKALKIDSNNPEALSGKSLSLLALGQKQEALQYLDQLKQIRPDDPRIWQEIGFAIEQSQGRQAAKEYFQEALSSYDDILKVKKNNPIYWTDRGSILLKLNRPQDALDSYEQALKIDNNFYEALIGKGNALNILGQPSEALFAFRQASKVRPQDYLVWFNQAILLTQTLRNHEEAIKAFDQTIALKDDFHPAWVGKALALLELKRYQEAFEAIEKAKDLQPKDPDIWDIRGEILKELGKQQEANNSHYQAERLRSGMMR from the coding sequence ATGACGGAAGGCAACAACAAGCTATTATGTGGCCGCTACCAAATCATCCAAGAATTAGGCAGGGGAGGCTTTGGAGTAACCTATCTGGCTACAGATACATTCTCTAATGTATTATGTGCAATCAAGAAACTCGACCCTCTTAATGCTGATCTCGAAACAGCTAAAAGATTCTTTCACAGAGAAGTTAATATTTTAAATACTTTGCAAACTAACCAGCAAGTTCCTAAGTTTTTTGATTATCTAGAAGAAAACAATAATTATTATATTGTTGAAGAATATATAGAAGGTACATCCCTAGCTGACCTAGTTGGTCAAAAATGGTCAGAACAGACAGTAGTTAATTTCTTGCAACAAATTTTATCAGTATTAGCATATTTACATGCAAAGAATATTATTCATCGTGATGTCAAACCTTCTAATTTGATTATTAGAAAGGGAGATAGGAGATTCGTCTTAATTGATTTTGGCTCTGTCAAAAAACTAGAGCAACAATATCCATCATTTCAATCCTCTGTCACACAAACAATGATTGGAACTCCTGGATATGCTCCTTCAGAACAAATGGCAGGCAGACCACGTTTTAATAGTGATATCTATGCATTAGGCTTGACAGCAATTCAACTATTAACTGGGATGCACCCAAGAGAATTAAGATGGAACGAAAAAGACTATATTCTCTTACCTAGCGATATTCAAATTGATGATTCTCTTGCTGTTGTTTTAACCAAAATGGTTCATAATAACCCAGATCAGCGCTATCAAACAGTAGAGGCTGTGATTGAAGATTTAAATAAGACTAAAATTAGTTCACCACCCACTCAACCACCAACTTACTACACATCTAATCATCGAGGGGTACTAGCTAATCTACGATTTCTAAGAATTTGGCAAATTCCAATTGTATTAATATTATTAGCAGGAATCATAACTTGCATAGAGTTTATTCATCCATTTATACGACCTGCATATTACTTATATGAAGCTAATAATTTGCTTGATGAACGCAAAGGAGATGCAGCTCTAGATAAATTTAACTACCTCAAAGAAATCCAGCCCAACTCCCCTGAAGTTTGGAAAGGAAGAGGGGATGCTTTATTCATTTTAGGACGGGATTTTGCCGCATTACAATCTTATAATAGAGCTATTTTTTTACAACCAAAAGACCAAAAACTTTTAGTTAAAATTTTAATTAATAAAGGAAAAGTTTTATATAAACAACAAAATTATCAAGAAGCCTTAAATATTTATGAAAAAGCACTAAAAATTGATAGTAATAATCCAGAAGCTTTGAGCGGAAAAAGTTTATCTTTATTAGCATTGGGTCAAAAACAAGAAGCTTTGCAGTATTTGGATCAGCTAAAACAAATTAGACCTGATGATCCGAGAATTTGGCAAGAAATAGGTTTTGCGATCGAACAATCGCAAGGACGACAAGCTGCTAAGGAATACTTTCAAGAAGCTCTTTCATCTTATGATGATATCCTCAAGGTTAAAAAAAATAATCCAATATATTGGACTGATAGAGGTTCAATATTACTTAAATTAAATCGTCCCCAGGATGCACTTGATTCTTATGAACAAGCACTTAAAATAGATAATAATTTTTATGAAGCTTTAATTGGAAAAGGTAACGCCTTAAACATATTAGGACAACCTAGTGAAGCTCTCTTTGCATTTAGACAGGCTAGTAAAGTCCGTCCACAAGATTATTTAGTTTGGTTTAATCAAGCAATTTTACTCACACAAACTTTAAGAAATCACGAAGAAGCTATTAAAGCTTTTGATCAAACAATCGCACTTAAAGACGATTTTCATCCAGCATGGGTGGGCAAAGCATTAGCATTATTGGAATTAAAACGCTATCAAGAAGCCTTTGAAGCTATTGAAAAAGCTAAAGATTTGCAACCAAAAGATCCAGATATTTGGGATATTCGAGGAGAAATTTTAAAGGAATTAGGAAAACAACAAGAAGCAAACAATTCTCATTACCAAGCAGAAAGACTAAGGAGTGGGATGATGCGTTAA
- a CDS encoding DUF3891 family protein, with translation MLHRFSKQGLICITQPNHAWLSGQIAQVWGNKHFGDFVPRKEVCFGAEQHDIGWVVWEQAPTLNPQTGYPHHFTELPTQEHVNIWSNAKHFAFVLGRYVALLVSLHGTGLYERFTSWQYSPTSTQIVEKFLKQEYLWQEQLIALLKNDPYYATYITPEAITRNRKLVATWDALSIIFCEGMSLQQQLIHDVPILNGEATLELTLVDNQENHQQIVVSPWPFQLNEVTLIYEGKFLPHTFSNEMVMREALMGDCWVTLTTTLKPN, from the coding sequence ATGTTGCATCGCTTTTCCAAACAGGGACTGATTTGTATTACTCAACCAAATCATGCTTGGCTTTCAGGTCAAATAGCGCAAGTCTGGGGTAATAAACATTTTGGTGATTTTGTCCCTAGAAAAGAAGTTTGTTTTGGCGCAGAACAACATGATATCGGTTGGGTGGTTTGGGAACAAGCTCCTACACTTAATCCTCAAACTGGTTATCCGCATCATTTTACGGAACTTCCCACTCAAGAACATGTAAACATTTGGTCAAATGCTAAACACTTTGCATTCGTATTGGGTAGATATGTAGCATTGCTTGTCTCGCTACATGGAACAGGTCTATATGAAAGGTTTACAAGTTGGCAATACTCACCAACCTCTACTCAGATAGTGGAAAAGTTTCTCAAACAGGAGTATCTCTGGCAAGAACAACTTATCGCTCTTTTGAAAAATGATCCATATTATGCAACATACATTACACCAGAAGCAATTACACGCAACAGGAAGTTGGTAGCAACATGGGATGCGCTTTCAATCATCTTTTGCGAGGGAATGAGTTTACAACAACAATTAATTCACGATGTACCAATACTGAATGGTGAAGCCACACTAGAGTTAACTTTGGTTGACAATCAAGAGAATCACCAACAAATAGTAGTATCTCCCTGGCCTTTCCAGCTCAATGAAGTCACACTAATTTATGAAGGAAAGTTTCTACCCCATACCTTTAGCAATGAAATGGTAATGCGAGAAGCTTTAATGGGTGATTGCTGGGTGACTCTCACCACTACTCTAAAGCCAAATTAG
- a CDS encoding filamentous hemagglutinin N-terminal domain-containing protein has protein sequence MKSSWSLLFSLLLVTCSSLAPLSRSTAQIVPDGNLGGTENSVVNPDVINGIPSDRIDGGAIRGANLFHSFQEFNVLESRGAYFSNPNGIANILTRVTGGNPSNILGRLGVLGNANLFLLNPKGVFFGANASLDLSGSFFASTADSVVFDNFEFSASNPQPVPQLSINIPIGLRFRDHPGNIINNGRLQVQTGNTLALIGGNVSLDGGSLIVPDGQVELGGLAQAGTIGLNPDGNLSFPVGITRADVLLKNAARVDVADQGKGSVNITTRNLNLETGTIVSAGIKPDLTASTSVPGNVILDATEAIRINGQSLVENIADLNAIGNTGDINIKANYLELTGGGRIRTRTIGRQSDAGDINIVAADINVSNPVYTLPGRNPSLEDKPALDASNYKYDNNNNGFGRGRSGNISLTADGNITLIGEGLPGIVDRENKVISTYNAGNGGLGGGNISLVAKGSILLDNANLVSTSISQNDIAAAGNISLQGDVSVRLINNSQLAATTYGKGNPGNITLRSSKGSVSVQSSVIFADLRNTVTKSSDAGNIFLTGQSVFITDGSTITATTDLNSKLGGTIQVDATDTAEISGLHPLFNDQKLFSQSRSQGIYSTLVTNSVGNAQGPAGDIIINADTLRIRDGGNLKATTQGAFPGGNITVNARVIEFTGGGKILNTASRTGNAGTITLNTSDSITISGTNPNFEQVFNREVKRIGRGTTEFRLGRNDTAASGIYAYTLPNSSAQGGSLNIKTGRLFVNDSAAINVGSQGTGQAGNIEVTAAKDIRLNNGAFITAETRGGQGNITLNSRDLILRRNSNIGTNANGEATGGDIAINTDNLVALENSDITANADKGYGGNVLINAGTIFGTQFREQLTPESDITANSALGSDFSGNVQIETADVDPSQGLVEFPENLTDPTDQIAENPCKKGSGSSFIVTGRGGLPSSPNNNFSSNNIHVDLVEPIASSSNSPNLTINQSQVTHPTTKKIVPAQGWVFNKKGEVVLTAYDPTVSSLGRTSQATATCSAPF, from the coding sequence ATGAAATCAAGTTGGTCACTGCTATTCAGCTTACTCTTAGTTACTTGCAGCAGTCTTGCACCTTTAAGTAGAAGCACAGCACAGATTGTTCCCGATGGCAATCTGGGTGGAACAGAAAATTCTGTTGTGAATCCAGATGTGATTAATGGTATACCGAGCGATCGCATTGATGGAGGTGCGATTCGTGGAGCAAATCTGTTTCACTCTTTTCAAGAATTCAATGTGTTGGAAAGTAGGGGAGCTTATTTTTCCAATCCTAATGGTATTGCCAATATCCTCACGCGAGTCACAGGTGGTAATCCCTCGAATATTCTTGGTAGGCTTGGTGTTTTAGGTAACGCTAATCTTTTCTTACTTAATCCCAAAGGGGTTTTCTTTGGAGCAAATGCCAGTCTAGACCTAAGTGGTTCATTTTTTGCTAGTACAGCCGATAGTGTAGTATTTGACAACTTTGAATTCAGCGCCAGTAACCCGCAACCAGTACCGCAGTTAAGCATCAATATCCCCATCGGCTTGAGATTTCGAGATCATCCTGGCAATATCATCAACAATGGTCGTCTGCAAGTACAAACTGGAAACACTTTGGCACTAATAGGCGGTAATGTCAGCTTAGATGGAGGAAGCCTCATAGTACCAGATGGACAAGTAGAGTTAGGAGGATTGGCACAAGCAGGAACTATAGGATTAAACCCTGATGGTAATTTGAGTTTTCCGGTTGGTATTACCAGAGCAGATGTACTGCTGAAAAATGCCGCTAGGGTTGATGTTGCAGATCAAGGAAAGGGCAGTGTGAATATCACTACCCGCAACTTAAATCTAGAAACCGGAACTATTGTATCTGCTGGCATTAAACCAGACTTAACAGCTAGTACTTCAGTGCCTGGGAATGTGATCCTTGACGCAACTGAGGCGATTAGAATCAATGGACAAAGCTTGGTAGAAAATATCGCTGACCTTAATGCTATTGGTAACACAGGTGACATTAATATCAAAGCCAATTACTTGGAACTGACTGGTGGTGGACGGATTCGTACCCGTACTATCGGTAGGCAAAGTGATGCTGGTGACATTAATATCGTAGCGGCAGATATTAATGTCAGTAATCCTGTGTATACACTTCCAGGTCGAAATCCGAGTCTAGAAGATAAACCTGCATTAGATGCTAGTAACTACAAATACGACAATAACAATAATGGTTTTGGTAGAGGACGTAGTGGCAACATTTCACTCACAGCCGATGGTAATATCACTTTGATTGGGGAAGGTTTACCTGGGATTGTGGATCGTGAGAATAAAGTCATATCCACTTATAATGCAGGAAATGGAGGACTAGGTGGCGGAAATATTTCACTGGTAGCAAAAGGCTCTATTTTACTAGATAATGCTAATCTAGTCAGTACTAGCATTAGCCAAAACGATATTGCTGCTGCTGGAAATATATCATTGCAAGGCGATGTCTCAGTAAGGTTAATCAACAACAGTCAACTTGCTGCCACAACCTATGGTAAAGGAAATCCTGGCAATATTACATTGCGATCATCTAAGGGTTCAGTATCAGTGCAGTCTAGTGTGATCTTTGCTGATCTTCGCAACACAGTTACAAAATCTAGCGATGCTGGAAATATCTTTTTAACCGGACAGTCAGTTTTTATTACTGACGGTTCAACAATAACAGCAACAACAGACCTAAATAGCAAGCTAGGTGGCACTATTCAAGTTGATGCCACAGATACAGCCGAAATCTCTGGTCTCCATCCATTATTTAACGATCAGAAATTATTCAGCCAAAGTCGCTCACAAGGGATATACAGTACATTGGTAACAAATTCTGTAGGAAATGCCCAAGGTCCTGCGGGTGACATTATTATTAACGCTGATACCTTGCGTATAAGAGATGGAGGAAATTTAAAGGCGACAACTCAAGGAGCATTTCCGGGAGGGAATATCACTGTCAATGCTCGTGTAATTGAATTTACTGGTGGTGGAAAAATTCTTAACACTGCCTCACGCACAGGGAATGCAGGTACAATTACCCTCAACACTTCTGACAGCATTACCATTTCCGGTACTAATCCTAATTTTGAGCAAGTATTCAACCGAGAAGTTAAAAGGATAGGACGAGGAACAACAGAGTTTAGGCTAGGCCGTAATGATACCGCTGCTAGTGGCATTTACGCATATACATTACCAAATTCTTCAGCCCAAGGGGGAAGCTTAAACATTAAAACCGGACGCTTATTCGTTAACGACAGTGCAGCAATCAATGTCGGTAGTCAAGGTACAGGACAAGCAGGTAACATAGAAGTTACAGCAGCTAAAGACATTCGGCTAAATAACGGTGCGTTCATTACCGCTGAAACTAGAGGTGGTCAAGGTAATATCACCCTCAACTCCCGTGATCTAATCTTGCGTCGCAATAGCAACATTGGAACTAACGCGAACGGTGAGGCTACGGGTGGAGATATCGCTATCAACACTGATAACTTGGTAGCCTTAGAAAACAGCGATATCACTGCCAATGCTGACAAGGGGTATGGGGGAAATGTATTAATTAATGCAGGAACTATCTTTGGCACACAGTTTCGAGAACAACTTACCCCAGAAAGTGACATTACAGCTAATTCTGCTCTTGGGTCTGATTTTAGCGGTAATGTACAAATTGAAACCGCAGATGTTGACCCCAGTCAGGGATTAGTTGAATTCCCAGAAAATCTTACAGATCCTACAGATCAAATTGCCGAAAATCCTTGTAAAAAAGGTTCTGGTAGTTCATTTATTGTAACTGGACGGGGTGGTTTGCCATCCAGCCCTAACAACAACTTCAGCAGTAATAATATTCACGTTGATTTAGTAGAACCGATAGCTAGTAGTAGTAATTCCCCAAATCTGACCATCAATCAGTCGCAAGTCACTCATCCTACCACCAAAAAGATTGTCCCTGCTCAAGGATGGGTATTTAACAAAAAAGGTGAAGTCGTTCTCACAGCCTATGATCCTACGGTTTCTAGTTTGGGACGTACTTCTCAAGCAACTGCAACTTGTTCTGCACCTTTTTGA
- a CDS encoding ShlB/FhaC/HecB family hemolysin secretion/activation protein → MHHHTLKLNLTVCFLLEVLIAFSAVKASAGNLPSKAPNPERFSLENHETQINTQQLENTIAAVKSQISQVHETEIGNEGYFLNPYFGLKLYPPGAYNSHELVGSKKNTELDKNLILSQLPGPTAPIPPAPPPKPIPRPQPSPTPPLEETPSPPPESPQRPEIPGTITIKRFEFEGNTAFSDEQLSKETAEFLNRPITFAELLEIENIITNLYIKEGYINSGAVIPAEQTLSPEGAVVKVRIVEGGVEDIRVTGTRRLKPGYVRSRIALATSKPLNREKLLEALQLLQLDPLIANISAELSTGSRPDQSLLEVKVVEADSFRVDIFADNAGDPSVGTFRRGVNLSEGNLLGFGDRFSFEFINSDGSNAFDLGYTFPINPRNGTVGFATGRTAVEVVEPPFDRIDITGDYYYLDLNLRQPIIQNPGQELALGLTFSRQQSESRLLGEKFPLSAGADEEGRTRLSTIRFFQEYTQRNSQQVFALRSQFSLGVGWLGATVNSDPPDSRYLAWRGQGQYVRLLAPDTLLVLRSEMQLATRPLVPIEQIRLGGLQTVKGYRQDEFLTDNGVFASAEVRFPVLRARQIQGLLQVVPFINFGVGWNNSDSSNSTPDPNTLIGTGLGLQWQMGDTLSARIDYAFPLIDVDDRDRTLQEQGLYFSINYSPF, encoded by the coding sequence ATGCACCACCACACTTTGAAACTGAATTTAACTGTTTGTTTCTTGTTGGAAGTTTTAATAGCTTTCTCGGCTGTAAAAGCTTCGGCTGGAAACTTACCATCTAAGGCTCCTAATCCTGAGCGCTTTTCTTTAGAAAATCACGAAACACAGATCAACACACAACAGCTAGAAAATACCATAGCTGCTGTAAAAAGCCAAATCAGCCAGGTTCATGAAACAGAAATTGGGAACGAAGGTTATTTTCTCAATCCTTATTTTGGGCTGAAATTATATCCTCCCGGTGCTTATAATTCACATGAACTAGTCGGAAGCAAGAAAAATACAGAGTTGGATAAAAATTTAATTTTATCGCAACTTCCTGGCCCCACTGCTCCTATTCCTCCTGCACCGCCACCAAAGCCAATTCCAAGGCCGCAACCATCACCTACACCTCCTTTAGAAGAAACTCCATCTCCACCACCCGAATCTCCACAGCGTCCAGAAATTCCCGGAACTATTACTATTAAAAGATTCGAGTTTGAAGGAAACACAGCATTTAGTGATGAACAATTAAGCAAAGAAACAGCCGAATTTCTTAATCGACCGATAACTTTTGCTGAACTTTTAGAAATTGAAAACATCATCACTAATTTATATATCAAGGAGGGGTACATTAATTCCGGCGCGGTGATCCCAGCCGAACAAACTTTGTCACCAGAAGGCGCTGTGGTCAAGGTGCGGATTGTTGAAGGTGGAGTAGAAGATATTAGAGTCACAGGTACGAGGCGGTTAAAACCAGGGTATGTGCGTAGTCGCATAGCTTTAGCAACCTCTAAACCTTTAAATAGAGAAAAACTCTTAGAAGCATTGCAATTATTACAGCTTGACCCCTTGATAGCCAATATTTCTGCGGAATTATCTACGGGTTCACGTCCAGATCAGAGTTTGTTAGAAGTTAAAGTTGTAGAGGCAGATTCCTTTAGAGTAGATATTTTTGCAGATAATGCTGGTGATCCGAGTGTTGGCACTTTTCGTCGGGGTGTTAACCTTAGTGAAGGTAATTTATTAGGCTTTGGCGATCGCTTTTCCTTTGAATTTATCAACAGCGATGGTAGTAACGCTTTTGACTTAGGTTATACATTCCCGATTAATCCTCGCAATGGTACTGTTGGCTTTGCTACTGGCAGAACAGCTGTAGAGGTAGTTGAACCACCCTTTGATCGAATTGATATCACTGGTGACTATTATTACTTGGATTTGAATTTACGGCAGCCCATCATCCAAAATCCTGGCCAAGAATTGGCACTAGGCTTAACTTTTTCCCGACAGCAAAGTGAAAGCAGATTATTGGGAGAAAAATTTCCCTTGTCCGCAGGTGCAGATGAGGAAGGCAGAACACGCCTCTCCACAATCCGGTTTTTTCAGGAATACACACAACGCAACTCACAACAAGTCTTTGCCTTGCGATCGCAATTTAGTCTTGGTGTAGGGTGGCTTGGTGCTACTGTCAACAGCGATCCCCCAGATAGTCGCTATCTTGCTTGGCGAGGACAAGGACAATATGTGCGCTTATTAGCCCCAGATACCTTGCTGGTATTGCGTTCAGAAATGCAATTAGCAACCAGACCTCTTGTACCCATCGAACAAATTCGCTTGGGAGGTCTGCAAACTGTCAAGGGTTATCGACAGGATGAGTTTTTAACAGATAACGGCGTGTTTGCCTCAGCCGAAGTGAGATTTCCCGTCCTGCGGGCAAGACAAATTCAAGGGCTTTTGCAAGTTGTACCCTTTATCAACTTTGGTGTCGGTTGGAATAACTCTGACAGTTCTAATTCCACTCCCGATCCCAATACCTTGATTGGTACAGGCTTAGGTTTGCAATGGCAGATGGGTGATACACTTAGCGCCCGTATTGACTACGCTTTTCCTCTCATCGATGTAGATGACAGAGATAGGACGTTGCAAGAACAAGGATTGTATTTCTCGATTAATTACAGTCCGTTTTAA
- a CDS encoding alanine--glyoxylate aminotransferase family protein, which yields MTQTVSINNNQRLQLEPLSTPKRLLLGPGPSNAHPAVLQAMNTPPLGHLDPAFLAVMDEIQSLLRYVWQTENQLTIAVSGTGTAAMEATIANAVEPGDVVLVGVIGYFGNRLVDMAGRYGADVRAITKPWGQVFSLEELRTAVQTHRPTILALVHAETSTGACQPLEGVGELCREFGCLLLIDTVTSLGGVPIFLDEWGVDLAYSCSQKGLGCPPGASPFTMSPRAVEKLQQRQTKVANWYLDMTLLNKYWGSERVYHHTAPINMYYALREALRLIAEEGVENSWRRHQENVEYLWQSLEDIGLSLHVQREYRLPTLTTVRIPEGVDGKAIARQLLLEHNIEIGGGLGELAGQVWRVGLMGFNSRKKNVDRLIEALQQVLPK from the coding sequence ATGACGCAGACAGTATCAATCAACAATAACCAGCGGTTGCAACTAGAACCTCTTTCCACACCAAAACGCTTGCTGTTAGGTCCTGGTCCCTCAAATGCTCATCCCGCAGTTCTGCAAGCAATGAATACTCCCCCACTTGGACATCTTGATCCAGCTTTTCTCGCAGTCATGGATGAGATTCAATCGTTACTGCGTTATGTATGGCAAACAGAAAATCAACTTACCATAGCTGTTAGTGGTACGGGAACAGCAGCAATGGAAGCAACTATTGCTAATGCTGTAGAACCTGGTGATGTAGTGTTAGTGGGTGTAATCGGTTACTTTGGTAATCGACTTGTAGATATGGCTGGACGCTATGGCGCAGATGTGCGAGCAATTACCAAGCCTTGGGGACAAGTATTTTCCTTAGAGGAATTGCGAACTGCTGTACAAACTCATCGTCCCACAATTTTAGCTTTAGTTCATGCTGAAACCTCCACCGGTGCCTGTCAACCTTTGGAAGGTGTTGGTGAATTGTGTCGTGAATTTGGCTGTTTGCTGCTCATAGATACAGTTACAAGTTTGGGTGGTGTTCCCATCTTTTTGGATGAGTGGGGAGTAGACTTAGCTTATAGCTGTAGCCAAAAAGGCTTGGGTTGTCCACCCGGCGCTTCTCCTTTTACGATGAGTCCCCGCGCAGTAGAGAAATTGCAACAGCGTCAAACAAAAGTGGCTAATTGGTATTTGGATATGACGCTGTTGAATAAATATTGGGGTAGTGAACGAGTTTATCATCACACCGCACCCATCAATATGTATTATGCACTCCGCGAAGCACTACGTCTAATTGCCGAAGAGGGAGTGGAAAACAGTTGGCGACGTCATCAAGAAAACGTAGAATATCTCTGGCAGTCATTAGAAGATATTGGGCTGTCACTACATGTACAGCGAGAGTATCGTCTACCCACTCTCACAACAGTCCGCATTCCTGAAGGAGTGGATGGTAAAGCGATCGCACGCCAGTTACTCTTAGAACATAACATTGAGATTGGTGGCGGTCTTGGCGAATTAGCAGGTCAAGTCTGGCGCGTTGGACTCATGGGTTTCAACAGCCGTAAAAAAAATGTAGACCGACTCATAGAAGCTCTGCAACAAGTATTGCCTAAATAG